One part of the Eulemur rufifrons isolate Redbay chromosome 16, OSU_ERuf_1, whole genome shotgun sequence genome encodes these proteins:
- the REP15 gene encoding rab15 effector protein — MGQKASQQLALKDSSEVLSICEVVSRAIVHAAQKLKEYLGFEYPLSKLCPAANTLNEIFLIHFITFCQEKGVDEWLTTTKMTKNQALLFGADWIWTFWGSDKQIKLQLAVQTLQMSSLPLVESKSCDLSNPEPRVKQSSWKESRFDKLEEFCSLIGEDCLGLFIIFGVPGKPKDIRGVVLDSVKSQTVRDHLPGGKAVAQFVLETEDCVSIRELLGNCLSKKNGLREVGKVYISIL, encoded by the coding sequence ATGGGGCAAAAAGCATCGCAACAATTGGCTCTGAAGGACAGCAGCGAGGTCCTCAGCATCTGTGAGGTGGTCAGCAGAGCCATAGTCCACGCAGCTCAGAAACTGAAGGAGTATCTTGGATTTGAATATCCTCTGAGTAAACTCTGCCCAGCCGCAAATACTCTGAATGAGATCTTCTTAATCCACTTCATCACTTTCTGCCAAGAAAAGGGAGTGGATGAGTGGCTTACCACCACCAAGATGACCAAGAACCAAGCCTTACTGTTTGGAGCAGACTGGATTTGGACCTTTTGGGGATCTGATAAGCAAATAAAGCTTCAGCTGGCAGTACAGACTCTGCAGATGTCTTCGCTTCCTCTCGTGGAATCTAAGTCTTGTGACCTCTCCAATCCAGAGCCAAGGGTAAAGCAGTCTTCCTGGAAGGAAAGTAGATTTGATAAGCTGGAAGAATTCTGTAGCTTGATAGGAGAGGATTGTCTGGGCCTGTTTATCATCTTTGGTGTGCCGGGAAAGCCTAAAGACATCAGAGGAGTTGTCCTGGACAGTGTCAAAAGTCAGACGGTGAGGGACCATCTGCCAGGTGGGAAGGCTGTGGCTCAGTTTGTCCTGGAAACTGAAGATTGTGTCTCCATCAGAGAGTTGCTTGGGAACTGTCTGAGTAAGAAAAATGGGCTAAGAGAGGTGGGCAAGGTTTATATTAGCATTCTTTGA